A stretch of the Acidobacteriota bacterium genome encodes the following:
- a CDS encoding aminotransferase class V-fold PLP-dependent enzyme, translating to MEIGLREGLHYLDNAATVFPKPAPVLQAMVDFAASAGVAPGRSTFDLAMVAESMIEDCRRAICELFHGPHPDRVVFAHNATDALNLVIFGLLRHGGHVVSTRLEHNSVLRPIAHCVDDCGARATLVPFDGRGYVDPDDVKHAIGQDTRLVVINHASNVLGTVQPIAEIGAVCRAAGVPLCVDASQSAGIVPIDMQAMHVDIVAFTGHKSLLGPTGTGGLAVGEGVEIPHTRAGGTGANSASRRHLEEYPFRLEYGTPNAMGIAGLRRGLAFITEQGGGAAMWAREMALAHLLSQAIAETTGVTTHCAPGSIDNRTPVVSFNIDGMDPAEAGTRLDVDFNVACRTGLHCAPLVHESLGTAPAGSVRFSIGPFTSPADVEAGAEAVRALAAEVRGRQ from the coding sequence ATGGAGATCGGCCTCCGCGAGGGCCTGCACTATCTCGACAACGCGGCGACGGTGTTCCCGAAGCCGGCGCCGGTCCTGCAGGCCATGGTCGATTTTGCCGCTTCCGCCGGCGTCGCGCCGGGCAGGTCCACTTTCGACCTCGCCATGGTGGCGGAGTCGATGATCGAGGACTGCCGCCGGGCGATCTGCGAGCTGTTTCACGGCCCCCACCCGGACCGGGTCGTCTTTGCGCACAACGCCACCGACGCGCTGAACCTGGTGATCTTCGGCCTGCTCCGCCACGGCGGCCACGTGGTCTCGACGCGGCTCGAGCACAACTCAGTGCTGCGGCCCATTGCTCACTGCGTTGACGACTGCGGCGCCCGCGCGACGCTCGTACCGTTTGATGGCCGCGGCTATGTCGACCCGGACGACGTGAAGCACGCGATCGGGCAGGACACCCGCCTCGTCGTTATCAACCACGCGTCCAATGTGCTCGGGACCGTGCAGCCGATCGCGGAGATTGGCGCAGTCTGCCGGGCGGCTGGTGTGCCGCTCTGCGTCGACGCCTCCCAGTCCGCTGGCATCGTGCCGATCGACATGCAGGCGATGCACGTCGACATCGTCGCCTTCACCGGGCACAAGTCGCTGCTCGGCCCTACCGGCACTGGCGGTCTCGCGGTCGGTGAGGGCGTCGAGATCCCGCACACGCGCGCCGGCGGCACCGGCGCGAATTCTGCCTCGCGACGGCACCTCGAGGAGTATCCCTTCCGTCTCGAATATGGGACCCCCAACGCGATGGGGATCGCGGGCCTTCGGCGCGGCCTCGCCTTTATCACGGAGCAGGGCGGCGGCGCGGCGATGTGGGCCCGGGAGATGGCGCTCGCACACTTGTTGTCGCAGGCGATCGCCGAGACGACGGGCGTGACGACGCATTGCGCCCCCGGGTCCATCGACAATCGCACGCCGGTCGTGTCGTTCAACATCGACGGCATGGACCCCGCGGAGGCGGGCACCCGCCTCGACGTTGATTTCAACGTCGCGTGCCGGACGGGTCTGCACTGCGCCCCGCTGGTGCACGAGTCGCTCGGCACGGCGCCGGCCGGATCGGTGCGCTTCAGCATCGGGCCGTTCACCAGCCCGGCCGACGTCGAGGCCGGAGCAGAGGCGGTCCGGGCGCTGGCCGCCGAGGTTCGCGGCCGCCAGTGA
- a CDS encoding nuclear transport factor 2 family protein: protein MAKQSHKDAAVEFLTLVVSGDVRAAYRRQVGRSFRHHNPFFPGDAVSLREGMEEDESRNPGKTLTVQAALQDGDYVAVHSRLRRAASNLDMAVVHIFRFEHDRIAEFWDIGQAVPKNIVNKNGMF, encoded by the coding sequence ATGGCGAAGCAATCTCATAAGGACGCCGCAGTCGAGTTCCTGACTCTCGTAGTCTCCGGTGACGTTCGGGCGGCATACCGACGGCAGGTGGGGAGAAGCTTTCGCCACCACAATCCGTTCTTTCCTGGTGATGCCGTGTCGCTCAGGGAAGGCATGGAAGAAGACGAATCAAGAAACCCGGGCAAGACGCTGACCGTTCAAGCGGCCCTTCAAGACGGTGACTATGTTGCCGTTCATTCGAGGCTCCGACGCGCCGCGAGCAATCTCGATATGGCAGTCGTTCACATCTTTCGATTCGAACACGATCGGATTGCAGAATTCTGGGATATTGGTCAGGCCGTACCGAAGAACATTGTCAATAAGAACGGGATGTTCTGA
- a CDS encoding (Fe-S)-binding protein has product METVAPFAEIVAAVSQAGGQSSRLCYQCGKCDVVCPWNRVRNFSIRKVVREASLGLSEIGLDDIWRCTTCGTCPSQCPRGVGQIEVSVAVRRVATSYGEFAGSARKVRAAGASLASVGNPLSQDRSRRDAWANGLGVKPFAEGMELLFFVGCYGSFDPRVRKVSVAIAKILQRAGVDFGILGNDENCCGESIRKAGNEEVFRALAKANIKAFIDRGVKRILVASPHCYHAFKRDYAEFMVHFEVVHLSELLAELVADGRLKLVRPLGRRVTYHDPCYLGRHNGIYDQPRTVLGKVPDLELVEMPDHHQNSLCCGGGGGRIWMDTPKGERFADLRIAQARSTGASILVTSCPYCISNFEDSRLGIAGGDALEIKDLAEVVADSLDGVEAS; this is encoded by the coding sequence TTGGAGACCGTCGCCCCCTTTGCGGAGATCGTCGCGGCCGTCAGCCAGGCGGGCGGGCAGTCCAGCCGGCTGTGCTATCAGTGCGGCAAGTGTGACGTCGTCTGCCCGTGGAACCGGGTGCGGAACTTCAGCATCCGCAAGGTCGTCCGCGAGGCCAGCCTCGGCCTCTCCGAAATCGGCCTCGACGACATCTGGCGCTGCACGACGTGTGGCACCTGCCCGTCGCAGTGCCCTCGCGGAGTCGGGCAGATCGAGGTCAGCGTCGCCGTCCGTCGCGTCGCCACGAGCTACGGCGAATTCGCCGGCTCGGCGCGAAAGGTCCGCGCCGCCGGGGCGAGTCTCGCGAGCGTTGGCAATCCCCTGAGCCAGGACAGGAGCAGGCGTGACGCCTGGGCGAACGGCCTGGGCGTGAAGCCGTTTGCCGAAGGGATGGAACTGCTGTTCTTCGTCGGCTGCTATGGCAGCTTCGACCCGCGCGTGCGCAAGGTGTCGGTGGCCATCGCGAAGATCCTCCAGCGCGCCGGCGTGGACTTCGGGATTCTCGGCAACGACGAGAACTGCTGCGGCGAGAGCATCCGCAAGGCCGGCAACGAGGAGGTCTTCCGCGCGCTGGCGAAGGCGAACATCAAGGCCTTCATCGATCGCGGGGTGAAGCGCATCCTCGTCGCCTCGCCTCACTGCTATCACGCGTTCAAGCGTGACTACGCCGAGTTCATGGTGCACTTCGAGGTGGTCCACCTCTCCGAGCTCCTGGCGGAGTTAGTGGCCGATGGGCGGCTGAAGCTCGTCCGCCCGCTCGGCAGGAGGGTCACCTACCACGACCCGTGCTACCTCGGGCGCCACAACGGGATCTACGACCAGCCCCGCACCGTGCTCGGCAAGGTGCCCGACCTCGAACTGGTCGAGATGCCAGACCACCATCAAAACAGCCTGTGCTGCGGTGGCGGCGGCGGCAGGATCTGGATGGACACGCCCAAGGGCGAGCGGTTCGCCGACCTGAGAATCGCCCAGGCGAGAAGTACCGGCGCCAGCATACTGGTCACCTCCTGTCCTTACTGCATCAGCAACTTCGAAGACAGCCGCCTGGGCATCGCGGGTGGCGACGCGCTGGAGATCAAAGACCTCGCCGAGGTCGTCGCCGATTCGCTCGACGGAGTCGAGGCGTCATGA
- a CDS encoding CoB--CoM heterodisulfide reductase iron-sulfur subunit A family protein, protein MTAAANGFGDVMVLGAGISGIQAALDLATAGYRVFLVEKAPTVGGKMAQFDKTFPTNDCSMCIESPKFIECDRHPNIEILTHTEVKHVAGEAGSFTVTLTRKPRYVNEDLCTGCTTCNEYCPIPIPDPFNQEMSATKAIHIYFAQAVPLVPYIDERCRYLDDGKCTICESVCKNHAIDLHQQPREEVIKVGAIVLSPGYGAFDPRPRGDYGYGTIQNVVTSLDFERLLCATGPHEGEILRPSDKKHPHKIAWIHCVGSRQVQAGGHSYCSAVCCTYVQKQVILAKDHDADAEAVIFHNDIRSYGKDFERFYERAKNLPGVRFERSYVSIGREIPETNNVTIRYSSGGTVKEEEFDLVVLGIGLEPPADAKLLAQQFGVELNAHGFCKTDPGNPIATTRPGVFVSGAFTGPMDIPEAVVTASGAGAMSSALLHSRRGKLARDRVYPVERDVSEEEVRVGVFACHCGANIGRVVNVPSLVEYARGLDHVAHAEEGLFVCSTDAAARISTTIREKGLNRVVVAACTPRTHEPLFRDTLREGGINQYFFDMANIREHCSWVHSKEKEEATRKAKDIVRMSVARAVQLEPLQESQLPVTHVALVVGGGVAGMTCALSLADQGFEVELVEKNTELGGMARRIRTTLEGLDVQAYVRDLVRKVYRHPLVHVSHAATINDTSGYVGNFVTTVSSEGRTRTIRHGVIILATGADEYRPTEHLYGQDLRVLTQLELEERLASGNLDGARAVAMIQCVGCRTEDRNYCARVCCSQAVKNALRLKQLRPDLEIYILFRDMRTYGLMEDSYREAADNGVRFVRFEPADGPVVEPAEDEEGRSVLRVTVPDPILGQKLALDVDLVVLSAAVVPSAGSHDAARLFKVAMNPDGFFQEAHVKLRPVDAAGDGVFICGAAHYPKHLSETIAQALGAAGRAGCVLSQDSVTASGAICNVEEHECVACGACIAACRYGAISWNETLEGNKAVVNPALCKGDGLCCSKCPTDAIVLQHFTNEAIEHQIDAALSEEWSS, encoded by the coding sequence ATGACAGCCGCGGCCAACGGCTTCGGCGACGTGATGGTCCTGGGCGCCGGGATCAGCGGCATCCAGGCCGCGCTCGATCTCGCCACGGCGGGCTACCGAGTGTTTCTGGTCGAGAAGGCGCCGACCGTCGGCGGCAAGATGGCGCAGTTCGACAAGACCTTCCCGACCAACGACTGCTCGATGTGCATCGAGTCGCCGAAGTTCATCGAGTGCGATCGGCATCCCAACATCGAGATCCTGACTCACACCGAGGTAAAGCACGTCGCCGGCGAGGCGGGCAGCTTCACGGTCACGCTCACCAGGAAGCCGCGCTACGTCAACGAGGACCTGTGCACCGGCTGCACTACCTGCAACGAGTACTGCCCGATCCCGATCCCCGATCCGTTCAACCAGGAGATGTCCGCCACCAAGGCGATCCACATCTACTTCGCCCAGGCCGTGCCGCTCGTGCCCTACATCGACGAGCGCTGCCGCTACCTCGACGATGGCAAGTGCACGATCTGCGAGAGCGTCTGCAAGAACCACGCGATCGACCTCCACCAGCAGCCCAGAGAAGAGGTCATCAAGGTGGGGGCGATCGTTCTCAGTCCGGGCTACGGCGCCTTCGATCCGCGGCCGCGCGGCGACTACGGATACGGGACAATTCAGAACGTCGTGACCAGCCTCGACTTCGAGCGGCTGCTGTGCGCCACGGGACCGCACGAGGGCGAGATCCTGCGGCCGTCCGACAAGAAGCACCCGCACAAGATCGCCTGGATCCACTGTGTCGGCTCGCGCCAGGTGCAGGCGGGCGGCCACAGCTACTGCTCGGCGGTGTGCTGCACCTACGTGCAGAAACAGGTCATCCTGGCCAAGGATCACGATGCGGACGCCGAGGCGGTGATCTTCCACAACGACATCCGCTCCTACGGGAAGGACTTCGAGCGCTTCTACGAGCGGGCGAAGAACCTTCCCGGCGTGCGCTTCGAGCGCAGCTACGTCTCGATCGGCCGCGAGATCCCCGAGACGAACAACGTCACCATCCGCTACTCCAGCGGCGGAACGGTAAAGGAGGAAGAGTTCGACCTGGTCGTGCTCGGCATCGGCCTCGAGCCGCCTGCCGACGCGAAGCTGCTCGCGCAGCAGTTCGGCGTCGAGTTGAACGCGCACGGCTTCTGCAAGACCGATCCCGGCAATCCCATCGCGACCACCAGGCCCGGCGTCTTCGTCTCCGGGGCCTTCACGGGCCCGATGGACATCCCCGAGGCGGTCGTGACCGCCAGCGGCGCCGGCGCCATGTCGAGCGCGCTCCTCCACTCGCGCCGCGGCAAGCTGGCGCGCGACCGCGTCTACCCGGTGGAGCGCGACGTCTCGGAAGAAGAGGTCAGGGTGGGCGTCTTCGCCTGCCACTGCGGCGCCAACATCGGACGCGTCGTCAACGTGCCGTCGCTGGTTGAGTACGCCAGGGGGCTCGACCACGTGGCTCACGCCGAAGAGGGCCTGTTCGTCTGCTCCACCGACGCGGCGGCCAGGATCTCGACGACCATCCGGGAGAAGGGGCTGAATCGCGTGGTGGTCGCGGCCTGCACGCCGCGCACGCACGAGCCGCTGTTCCGCGACACGCTGCGCGAGGGCGGGATCAACCAGTATTTCTTCGACATGGCCAACATCCGGGAGCACTGCTCCTGGGTGCACTCCAAGGAGAAGGAAGAGGCCACCCGGAAGGCCAAGGACATCGTCCGCATGTCCGTGGCGCGCGCCGTCCAGCTGGAGCCCCTGCAGGAATCACAGCTCCCGGTCACCCACGTCGCACTTGTGGTCGGCGGGGGCGTCGCCGGGATGACGTGCGCGCTGAGCCTCGCCGACCAGGGCTTCGAGGTCGAGCTGGTGGAGAAGAACACGGAACTCGGCGGGATGGCGCGGAGGATCCGGACGACTCTCGAAGGGCTCGACGTGCAAGCGTACGTGCGCGACCTGGTGCGCAAGGTCTATCGGCATCCGCTCGTTCACGTGTCGCACGCCGCGACCATCAACGACACCTCGGGCTACGTCGGCAACTTCGTCACCACGGTGAGCTCCGAGGGGCGGACCAGGACCATCCGCCACGGCGTCATCATCCTCGCCACCGGGGCCGACGAGTACCGGCCGACCGAGCACCTCTACGGACAAGACCTCCGCGTGCTGACACAGCTCGAGCTGGAGGAGCGCCTCGCCAGCGGGAATCTCGACGGCGCCCGCGCCGTGGCCATGATCCAGTGTGTCGGTTGCCGGACCGAAGACCGCAACTACTGCGCCCGCGTGTGCTGCAGTCAGGCTGTCAAGAACGCGCTCCGCCTGAAGCAGTTGCGGCCAGACCTCGAGATCTACATCCTCTTCCGCGACATGCGCACGTACGGACTGATGGAGGACAGCTACCGCGAGGCGGCTGACAACGGCGTGCGGTTCGTGCGCTTCGAGCCGGCGGACGGCCCTGTGGTCGAGCCCGCCGAAGACGAGGAGGGGCGATCTGTTCTGCGGGTCACTGTTCCCGATCCGATCCTCGGCCAGAAGCTGGCTCTCGACGTGGACCTGGTCGTGCTGTCGGCGGCGGTCGTGCCGTCGGCCGGCAGCCATGATGCCGCGCGCCTGTTCAAGGTCGCGATGAATCCCGATGGCTTCTTCCAGGAGGCGCACGTCAAGCTGCGTCCGGTCGACGCCGCGGGCGACGGCGTGTTCATCTGCGGTGCGGCGCACTACCCCAAGCACCTGTCGGAAACCATTGCGCAGGCGCTCGGCGCGGCCGGTCGGGCCGGGTGTGTCCTGTCGCAGGACTCGGTCACCGCGTCAGGCGCCATCTGCAATGTCGAGGAGCATGAGTGCGTCGCCTGCGGGGCCTGCATCGCGGCCTGCCGCTACGGCGCCATCAGTTGGAACGAGACTCTCGAGGGCAACAAGGCCGTGGTGAACCCTGCCCTGTGCAAGGGCGATGGGCTGTGCTGCTCCAAGTGCCCGACCGACGCCATCGTGCTCCAGCACTTCACCAACGAGGCGATTGAGCACCAGATCGATGCGGCGTTGTCAGAGGAGTGGAGCTCATGA
- a CDS encoding FAD-dependent oxidoreductase gives MVFDGLIADKLLPGPAFTQPLASPCQLACPIGTQAWRYVAHIERGEYEQAYVAIREANPFPSVCARVCDHRCEKSCRLAVAGEAPVAIRTLKRFITDNTDPSVYKPVRAEVAKAEKVAIVGAGPAGLTAAHLLSLRGYKVTVFDASDKPGGMLRLGIPAYRLPREVIDREIAALLDDNITLKMGVSLGPSGPSAERASSANRLEGERAQTGESKHSANQVTIDSLFNDGFDAVFLALGSMKSLPLRVDGEQARGVYPSLQFLSEFNLRGVSLAKGKVGVIGGGNSAIDAARIALRQEGVEQVTIIYRRTREEMPAFSDEIDAAIDEGAILKCLLSPVSVQTDGGSIVGLTCVKNELGPCDSSGRRRPVPIAGSEHVLPLDTLIVAVGEKPEVERIRSATSEGVDIKTTDWGSIAADARTLATSRKGLFAGGDVVTGPNTVIDAIAAGKKAAVMIDRYLSGEEQRQPGDAARSGRYVDPAPARQGSVGAGRAERLAIPHVLADERRASFAEVEQVVTEAIARREAARCLRCDLDFDGVVSSAAASDSGGRRNAALN, from the coding sequence ATGGTGTTTGACGGGCTGATTGCCGACAAGCTGCTGCCCGGCCCCGCGTTTACGCAGCCCCTCGCGTCGCCCTGCCAATTGGCCTGTCCGATTGGCACGCAGGCGTGGCGTTACGTCGCGCACATCGAGCGCGGGGAGTACGAGCAGGCCTATGTGGCCATCCGCGAGGCGAATCCTTTTCCCTCGGTCTGCGCGCGCGTCTGCGATCACCGATGCGAGAAGAGCTGCCGGCTCGCGGTTGCGGGAGAAGCGCCCGTCGCGATTCGCACGCTCAAGCGGTTCATCACGGATAACACGGACCCCAGTGTGTACAAACCAGTTCGCGCGGAAGTTGCGAAGGCGGAAAAGGTGGCCATCGTCGGCGCCGGCCCCGCGGGGCTCACGGCCGCGCACCTCTTGTCGCTGCGCGGCTACAAGGTCACGGTCTTCGACGCGAGCGACAAGCCGGGAGGCATGCTGCGACTTGGCATCCCGGCGTACCGATTGCCGCGGGAAGTGATCGACCGGGAAATCGCGGCCCTGCTGGATGACAACATCACCCTGAAGATGGGCGTGTCGCTTGGTCCGTCAGGACCAAGTGCTGAGCGAGCGTCTTCAGCGAATCGCCTCGAAGGAGAGCGCGCCCAGACTGGCGAGTCGAAGCACTCGGCCAACCAAGTCACGATCGACTCGCTGTTCAACGACGGTTTCGACGCGGTGTTCCTCGCGCTCGGGTCGATGAAGAGCCTGCCGTTGCGCGTCGATGGGGAGCAGGCGCGCGGCGTCTATCCTTCGCTTCAATTCCTGAGCGAGTTCAACCTGCGGGGCGTGAGTCTGGCGAAGGGCAAAGTGGGTGTGATTGGCGGAGGCAACTCGGCGATCGACGCCGCCCGCATCGCGCTGCGACAGGAGGGCGTGGAGCAGGTCACGATCATCTATCGACGGACCCGGGAGGAGATGCCGGCGTTTTCGGACGAGATCGACGCCGCCATCGACGAAGGCGCCATCCTCAAGTGCCTGCTGTCGCCGGTGAGCGTTCAGACCGACGGTGGATCCATCGTCGGCCTGACGTGCGTGAAGAATGAGCTCGGCCCGTGCGACAGCAGCGGACGCCGGCGGCCGGTGCCCATCGCCGGTTCAGAGCACGTGCTGCCGCTCGACACGCTGATCGTGGCCGTGGGCGAGAAACCCGAGGTCGAGCGCATCCGCTCGGCGACGTCCGAGGGAGTCGACATCAAGACGACTGATTGGGGGTCGATTGCGGCCGACGCGCGCACGCTGGCGACCAGCCGCAAGGGATTGTTTGCGGGTGGAGACGTCGTGACGGGCCCCAACACCGTCATCGACGCGATCGCCGCCGGTAAGAAGGCCGCCGTGATGATCGATCGCTACCTGTCGGGTGAGGAGCAACGGCAACCCGGCGACGCTGCCCGCTCGGGCCGGTACGTCGATCCTGCGCCAGCGAGACAGGGCTCGGTCGGCGCCGGGCGCGCTGAACGCCTCGCCATACCTCATGTGCTCGCCGACGAGCGACGAGCCAGCTTTGCCGAAGTGGAACAGGTCGTCACCGAAGCGATCGCCCGCCGCGAGGCCGCTCGTTGCCTGCGCTGCGACCTGGACTTCGACGGAGTCGTTTCGTCCGCGGCCGCCAGTGACAGTGGCGGGCGGCGCAACGCGGCGCTGAACTAG
- a CDS encoding DUF1028 domain-containing protein, producing MKTPLATTVITLALIVTTTQQPAGRQAPGIEPPGTFSILGYDPETQEIGAAVQSRVFSVGNGVLWAEAGVGAVATQAIVDVGYGPKGLALLRAGTTPKAIITAVLDSDPDPGYGRQAWPKAGRQFAVINAKGEVAAYSGPGAPAEFGDAQGKFCTAQGNTLGRPDGKWPPADGIKPSNVPAAMVAGFENSEKDANGNRRHISLRLVAALEAGQAAGGDNRGQQSAALIVVKKDAGVWLHNDVVLRLQVDDNPEPIKELRRLVEKSPAGRGARGRGGSQR from the coding sequence ATGAAGACGCCACTTGCGACCACTGTGATAACTCTTGCGCTGATCGTCACGACGACGCAGCAACCAGCCGGCCGGCAGGCGCCTGGCATCGAGCCTCCCGGCACGTTTTCGATCCTTGGTTATGACCCAGAGACGCAGGAGATCGGCGCCGCTGTCCAGTCGAGGGTGTTTTCTGTCGGCAACGGCGTCCTCTGGGCCGAGGCTGGTGTGGGCGCGGTCGCGACGCAGGCGATCGTGGACGTCGGGTACGGGCCGAAGGGACTCGCACTCCTGCGCGCAGGGACTACACCGAAGGCCATCATCACCGCGGTTCTCGACAGCGATCCCGACCCCGGCTATGGCCGGCAGGCCTGGCCGAAAGCCGGCCGCCAGTTTGCCGTGATCAACGCGAAGGGCGAAGTCGCGGCGTACTCCGGGCCTGGCGCGCCTGCAGAGTTCGGAGACGCACAGGGGAAGTTCTGCACCGCGCAAGGCAACACGCTCGGGCGCCCGGACGGGAAGTGGCCGCCGGCTGACGGCATCAAACCCAGCAACGTGCCGGCCGCGATGGTCGCGGGATTCGAGAACAGCGAGAAGGATGCGAACGGCAACCGCCGTCACATCTCATTGCGACTGGTCGCCGCGCTCGAAGCGGGACAGGCGGCTGGCGGTGACAATCGCGGCCAGCAATCCGCCGCGCTCATCGTCGTTAAGAAAGACGCCGGCGTGTGGTTGCACAACGACGTCGTGCTGCGCTTGCAGGTGGACGACAACCCCGAACCGATCAAGGAACTGCGGCGACTGGTCGAGAAGTCACCTGCAGGCCGGGGTGCGCGCGGGCGCGGCGGTTCGCAGCGCTAG
- a CDS encoding TusE/DsrC/DsvC family sulfur relay protein, whose amino-acid sequence MPQLTVGDMTLEVNEDGFILEPDRWNDEVAAALAAADGVGQLTAKHWKIVRYVRGHYVEFHVPPLVRKLCRQTGIPLKEIYELFPGGPAKGACKVAGLPSAKGCV is encoded by the coding sequence ATGCCGCAGCTGACGGTTGGCGACATGACGCTCGAGGTGAACGAAGACGGGTTCATCCTGGAGCCGGATCGCTGGAACGACGAGGTCGCCGCCGCGCTCGCCGCCGCGGACGGCGTCGGGCAGTTGACGGCGAAGCACTGGAAGATCGTGCGCTACGTTCGCGGACACTACGTCGAGTTCCACGTGCCGCCGCTTGTCCGCAAGCTCTGCAGGCAGACAGGTATTCCACTCAAGGAGATCTACGAGCTCTTCCCGGGCGGCCCGGCCAAGGGGGCGTGCAAGGTCGCCGGTCTGCCGAGTGCGAAGGGGTGTGTGTGA
- a CDS encoding (4Fe-4S)-binding protein has protein sequence MKRSNARTVKTITIDIAKCNGCRACEVICAAFHAKPVYSSTNPARSRIRVIRDPVADIYLPVYAGEYTAAECAGRDKYIINDREYEECAFCRASCPSRDFFKEPDSDLPLKCDMCESDPTVTEPLCVQWCLSHALVYEEREVAVEKLAAVDDVDIGLKALADVHGWPKVMDAAGRMGGNK, from the coding sequence ATGAAACGCTCGAACGCCAGGACCGTCAAGACGATCACGATCGACATCGCCAAGTGCAACGGCTGCCGGGCGTGCGAGGTGATTTGCGCCGCGTTTCACGCGAAGCCGGTGTACAGCAGCACCAATCCCGCGAGGTCGCGCATCCGGGTGATCCGCGATCCGGTCGCGGACATCTACCTGCCAGTGTACGCCGGCGAGTACACCGCCGCCGAGTGCGCCGGCCGCGACAAGTACATCATCAACGACAGGGAATACGAGGAGTGCGCCTTCTGCCGGGCGTCGTGCCCGTCCCGTGACTTCTTCAAGGAGCCGGATTCGGACCTGCCGCTCAAGTGCGACATGTGCGAATCGGATCCGACCGTCACCGAGCCGCTGTGCGTGCAGTGGTGCCTCTCGCATGCCCTGGTCTACGAAGAGCGGGAAGTGGCCGTCGAGAAGCTGGCCGCGGTCGACGACGTCGACATCGGTCTGAAAGCGCTGGCCGACGTGCACGGCTGGCCGAAGGTGATGGACGCCGCCGGCCGCATGGGCGGGAACAAGTAG
- a CDS encoding type II toxin-antitoxin system PemK/MazF family toxin, whose protein sequence is MTSFSRGDVVLVRFVFADEKGAKQRPGLIVSTDRYHQGRREMILAAITSNVGRLLVGDYKVKAWRESGLLYPSIVTGIVRTIKHDMIASKMGELPASELHAVEDRLRQILAL, encoded by the coding sequence ATGACGAGCTTTAGTCGAGGCGACGTTGTGCTGGTCAGGTTCGTCTTTGCCGACGAGAAAGGCGCCAAACAGCGGCCCGGGCTCATTGTCAGCACCGACCGCTATCATCAGGGTCGGCGTGAGATGATCCTGGCCGCCATCACGAGCAACGTCGGCCGGCTCCTGGTGGGAGACTACAAGGTCAAGGCCTGGCGAGAATCCGGCCTGCTGTACCCGTCGATCGTCACGGGCATCGTCAGAACGATCAAACACGACATGATCGCCTCCAAAATGGGCGAACTGCCTGCGTCAGAGCTTCATGCGGTCGAGGACCGGCTTCGCCAGATCCTGGCGCTCTGA